TTCAAAAATTTCATGTCATCTTATCCttaattcttgtttttataattaactCTGACTACGAAGGTTATATACAATCAGTGTTTGCCCAAATTTTTAGGGTAATTTTGAAAGATGGTGAAAAtacaaaagttaaataaaacaaaatcatttgtcGATAAACACAAAGATaagataaaatgacaaaacactcTACATAACAATAAAGACAGAACAACATTAACAACAATAACAGAAGATATATGGTCTAAGGTGTTCCGGAATGACAATCAGTCTATTTGGAAAGCATACTCTTAGTACGCatgtcaacatttttttgtcaacagATATATTTTTCTTGTCGAACTATATCGGGTGCATAGCTTATATCTATTCCGTTGTATAGTATAAAACACAACGTTACGCTACACTCAATATGAGTAGACACATTAAAAATGTATCAGATGCAAATAAAACACggaaaatcaaacatttatatCAAAGGAGTGGTATTAGTTATATGAAAGTGCGGACATAGATACAGGAAGATGtcgtatgagtgccaatgagacatctctccatccaaataacaatttataaaagtaaaccattataggttaatgtacggccttcaacacggagccttggctcacaccgaacaacaagctataaagagccccaacgttactagtgtaaaaccattcaaacgggaaaaccaacggtctaatctctATAAAAAACGAGAGACGAGAAGCacgtttaaatttcataaataaacgacaactactATACGTCAGAATCCTGGCTTTAGACAGGTGCAAAAAATTGCAGCAGGATTAAACGTTTTGATAGTACCAAACCTTcgccctttttctgaaacaatagtataacttcacaacatagaaaaacacacgataaaatatcaattggaaggcttaactcaataaaaaaagtgaattaacacactataaacaaataaatttgatcagCGATACCTGAATGCAAATACATAGTAAATAAAATGTTAGGGATAAATATTCAAGGCCCAAAAGCAAACAAAGCCTTAGCAAGACACCACCGCGAAATACTAAATAACCCTTCGAAAATAATCAcgtttgacaaaaaaaactgttttcatattatacacagataaatgaaaaataactttgttGTTTTAGGTATACTACTTCTGTATATCTAACATTTTCCAATAATTAGAAATTTCAAGAAATTTCTGTCAAATAAATACCTATTTTAACACTAGATACATATAGggtgaatatcaacaataaaactatacaattaGAGCTAGATTAAACTTCCCCATACAGATTCAAGGAGAATAATCTTGATGTTCATACAAATATAGTACACAGAAGTGAAAATTAGTAGATATTCCAAATAATCCAAGCTtgcatatatacaatataaaattgaaaaaagacaatggggaatgtgtcaaagagacaacaacccgatcctAGAGGAGACATCAGCCGAAGGCCAGCAATGAGTTTTCAATGAtccatattaatataaataacaaaaaagcattacaaATTGTACCAACAGGTCAAATTAACAAGAAAGTTCGATTTAAGAGTACTCGTAGTTAGTTGGATTATTTAATCACTATATGTTTTCTCCTTTATAGAACCATGTAAGACACGTTTATGGGAGAATTTAACTTGTTATAACAAGTATTCTATCAACCGAGAAGACGATCACAGCTACTGTGTTGGGTGGGAGTCACTTCCATGTGCTAGAGGTCAATCAGTTTACAATATAACGTTTGCTGCATGGAAGTTTGTGACGTCTGCGGAGATCTGGGGACTTCCGGTCAATGGGTTACATTCTTATTACAGTGGAGGGGGATATATAGCAGAATTTGTTGTCAATTTCAACATTTCACGATTAGTTCTAAGCGATTTACACAAGTACACCTGGATAGACCGTCAAACGAGAGCTATTTTTACCGAGTTTACCTTGTACAACGCCAATGATAATGTGTTTACCTATGTAACGTTCTTGATTGAATTCCCGGAAACTGGAGGCGTAATAACAAGTTATTCATTCCAACCGTTCAGGCCGTATCAGCATATAGGAAGTcttggtttgtttatttttatatgtgaaTTAATTCTTTTGATTGGAATGGTGATATTTGCTGTaagtaaaattatatacattcgCCGACATGGGAAAAGTTCATTCAGAGAATTATGGAACATTCTAGATGTTATGAtcaccattttattttttatctgtagTATAATGTATATCGGCAGATGGATAATGATCAATGTGGCGATGGATgaatttgagaaaaataaaaacaaatttgtaaactTCAGTCACATAGCATCATGGGATGAGTTATTTAATGCTTTCCTGGCGTTCACAATAAGTCTGACAACATTCCGAATTATGAGAATTCTTAGCTACAATGACAGAATAAATCAACTAGGAACTGTACTTTCCAATGTTGGTCGAGATTTGTGTGgatgttttattatgtttttccTTGTTTATTCAGCATTTATTATATCTGGACATCTGTTATTCGGCCGGCATttagaaacatataaaaatttgtttgtgtCATCGACAACTTTAGTCAATGCTATAATTGGTAAAAATAGCATAAATGACTTGTTTTCAATTGAACCGATTGTTGGTAGGGTATactatttcttttttgtattatttttattatggaTTTTAATGACTATGTTGAATGCTACATTGAATGTGGGTATTACATCAGTGCGGAACCAAGCAGTTCAATCACAATACGGtttaataaatcttttattGGCATTCTTCAGAGAAACTGTTGGATCCGTTATACCACATGGTAAAACAGAATCAAAACAAGCGAAAGAAAAGAACAATATGCGAggttataaattatataaggaTACTCCTAAAGAAATAGAAATTATACGATCTATAACAGGAGCAACAAATAAAGAAACCATAAAAGAGACCAGAAATAAGGATACCAAGAAAGAGAAAATTAAAACGAAACTACGAAAACGACGAATTTATATGTagtatattgaaattgataacttaaacattttttttatttaagcttaaattgattacataacaagtattttattcattttgaaattgataacATAACAAGTGTTTTATTTATGCTGAAATTCATAtcataaaaaatgtttcattcattcattaaaatttttcacatttaaacaagatttgtttttcaaatattttatgtgcTGTTTTTGAAACCTTagcatgcatatttttttcattttcacctCAGCAGAATGTGTATGTTATCATATGTAAAAATTGCTTCGTACCattaacttggttttataagaaataaaacactCTCTTAGGAAAATGAAAGTGTTAGTAGGAAAAGTTTGTCCTTGTTATACTCTGCTGTGGACACAATGaaaatacatacatgttatTACTCATCAAAAGTATTCGGCAAAAGAAACCCCATAAACGgtcaaaatgaaaaacagaacGGTAAAGCTGTTAGAAACATCGTGCTAAATCTACCTAATAGTCTTGTTAGTATGGCAGTATAAATCTATACCAGTAATAATAGAAAAcgttttttcaacattttatgaaTAGTTGATTATCAGAAAATTAGAATTATTTATAATAgtaaaattggatttttttagaaaattgtcaaaaataacTCAATTCTTACcacaaatgtttgtttattgcTTCACATCATGATGTGCATATTTTAGTAAAACACGTAAACAcgataaaaaaatctattgattggtaataagttttaaaaaaacccactaGGCATTTAACAAATGATAAACGTACAatgtgttttcttctttttcttaaaacttgaaaatctgttatttgattgagaattaaatttaataaaaaacgAGGGGAAAGAGAGGCGAAATGATCAATGAGATAAAAAGACTTGTAAGTTGAAATTGAAGTGACAATGCCAaggcaaaaaaagtaaaatcaatcaATAGAAAACAAGGGTATACAAACACTTATCATAGGTACCATGATACAAAACTCAAAAACAAGAAGGATAACTAAATACTGAGTAACAATTTCCCAATCAATTAAGTTGGAGTTGATCCAATCAGCTCTGGATGGGTGAAAAAAACACTTCTATGTGTGTGAATTTACGAATATGTTAGCATAGTGTGCCTGATATCTTCGTTAATATAATCAAACAGCTTTTGTAATTGCATACATTATTGTTTTAGTCAATTGTGACATTTGGTTGGTATAtctattattaatttttgtcattttgtagtTTGTTCCATCATTGACTCGAGTTAATGTTTCATTGAGGCATGTCTTGCATCTTTTCAGTAggttcatttttcaaaaagagatCGGCataatataatgtaaaaatacaTGAAGAAAATTAGTTCTCAATTATGTGTCTACACGTTTAATACAAGTAGAGTGCACATGTTCAactatttaatgaatggctattatttattttgaatttacaagtttgatcgtttatatcaatatacaatgttatttccattgttttatgCAATGAAGGTCTACATATAATAGTAATGCTGCAGCTGATTTAataagtttatgtaaataaatcgaaaaaaaaacttcgGTTTCTTTATAGtacaatctgaataaaatttggatctattataattttcattcgtATAGTTCTGGACATAATGTTCAATTTCATGATGCTTGATGTATAGGGAAAACGgaagtattacattttcccagcattaggttggccttttgtgtacccaagacagggcgaaggaagtcaacttaagaacgctgtgattggatgtattaaagggtacaagttatttttttatttatctattaataactgcagtgtgtatatttacaatataaattttagaatctattgaaatattttctagtgaattattcgaaaatgttgcataattagtaaaggttgaatcaagtgcatttggttactatgcaattattctaaaaatagtaaaatcacgtgaaggccgcgtggagtctgcatgcacaaagcgtgatagatattgttcggaaccaaattgcgttctgaaattctcttgactttttattactttaacatattcccaatcatttatttatttagtatattgatatataataaagcctgacgaaagttcattctgttgtttcgggattgttcttaaatactcggatacatcgggatttttcaatctctaaattctgaaaatcaagtgaaggctgcttggagtttgcatgcagcaaaaaaagtgaaacctttgggaaaacaacgtaaaagtagcatgttctgacagattattagacttaagtgaaatgtttttgacatctcttttgaaaaaggtcaaaatggctgccgttgatatagacacagcaaaatttgaaaagtgaaccatttacggccttcaacaatgagaaaatcaaatgcattatatttagttagaattcgttgaaaaaatatgaaaagtgaagcatttacgggcttcaacaatgagcgaaaccaaatgcattatatttagaagttgctttaaaaaatatgtaaaatgaagcattttcgaccttcaccaatgagctaatagcaactgttgcctaaagagtgtttcaatggaagttgcgaatttctgtattcttcccattatgatgtcattggtctgtattctttatttttgtttaattattttgttaaaatttctttatactttaccaccctattagcctttattttttatattggggtataaaagcgtatagtatgcatttacagtttaagatgccataaataaattaatataatttctgacactataaattctgataataagatatttatttaggcgctccatataaataacatgataagaattaatcaagttcatatggacaggttactcggacatttttctataaatagagaatcaggtgaaagctgcatgggttcttattataggacattaatcacgaccaggtcaaaaatgttgcataattagttgaatcaagtgcatttggttactatgcaattattctaaaaaaagtaaaatcacgtgaaggccgcgtggggtctgcatgcacaaagcgtgatagatattgttcggaaccaaattgcgttctgaaattctcttgactttttattactttaacatattcccaatcatttatttatttagtatattattaatatataattgaaccataaaactaatttttgactcttcacattgaataatccgcgaagcggattatgtaaaatgtgaagagtcaaaaattagttttatggttcaataaaatcaaaataaaattattgccattcattataaataaatttctatcaaaaataagggtcaaacaacttttgatattatttatcttgacaataacaacgtacacacatgtttgcgtatgaatacacaacgtcagagtgggcgtgtcgccattaAAATTggcaacattgaaaataaaactaataattttaaccaatcagaagacagtaaatacacaaaatttatttatatctgtatGTTGTATGGAGTTTCaacataataaataatgaatGCAAAATTGATAATCAGTTGAAGAGTTGATGTATTGAAGATTACCAATACTGATTTATTAAGTTAAATGTataatgatagaaaaaaaaagttgatattcTTCATGATTTGTGCTTTTACGtattttagtttgtaatatAATGAAATGTGATATTGTTTCATTTGTCATGATCCGCcgtaacatttttgtttgttttgtttgaaaaataaattaaggtTCCTTACTTGTAaggtgtttttgtttatttacattaagATGAAGTTTAAGAACTGAATTAACTGATGCACACATTGGTAAAAAGAAAAGTGCCACacgaaaatatatatattctttattgcAATGAAGGTTTATTCAATTCTATAAATCCAGTATTAACTGAAAAGGTATCCAATGTAACGGCATGTAATGTTGCGTCTGTCCCTAGTCATCTGGCCTTTGGTAGGCttatttgattgtttaaatactttattttggtCCATTTATGGGTTTCGAAGCTCTGTGATGttcactttttaaatattttggaaataagtattCTTCTAACTAACTATACAGTTATACAGTCAAATTACAGGCAAACAAAGACGCTGATGtacttaatttgaaaaaaagatctTCTACAACAATAAGTTATCATggaaacaaaatgatataaaagttTCTTAACAGCTGTTTGATAATGGTTAAATtgctatttcattttaaatcataatgatacgtaaatgtatacaaataattttatttaaaactaagAGGTTCAGTTCCACTTATTTATAattgttccggaccatatgagtatctggaccatacgcgtatggtcatgaccatatgggtatatactcatatggtccgaccatacgcgtatggtcggaccgtacgcgtatggtcggggtaatcaacacgtatacttttaaactcttcattAGGTGTGACCCTTCTGATTGTTACGTcactaaaatgtcattttatgtatattaaaaagaaatattaaaaaaaaaacagtttcgcACAGTTAATATTTCTTactatttgtaagtacaattataaaaagatgccaaaattaaatgaacatattgtacaaggaattttattgtttaaagtaggTGACATCACCGGCAaggatcatgatattttttaaagatcatgatattttttaagacattttaaaagtaaaatattaaaagtgtatgtttctttattttttctattcctTTTTTCTATACTTCTATTTAATCTTAAAATTATAAGACGGTAAAATAGCATTTAAGAGCCATGAAATAGCCACTGTCTTTATCTAAATTGATCTGTGAaattcattttacgatattggagatctagaGTTTCtcaaaaacaccgtagacacatcGGAATTGTCCGAGTCGATATCACTGCACGCAGCCAAAACAAGCAATCTCAgaaaaactacatgtatggtaccgtgttattttcattttaagtatacaaaagcatacacgtatacaattagcgatgaaaactaagatcaactgactgtggcatcaatatttaatgtttatgtagcttttgacatgtaaaattaatacatttttttgtaaacacatttgtttttaagctaaattttattgtattatttctattgtaaatttgaaaaaatacctatatggtccaaatactcatatggtccggcccgttaataaccaaacgagtataatactcatatggtccgaccatacgcgtacggtcggaccatacgcgtatggtcggaccatatgagtatacgcatatggtcatgaccatacgcgtatggtccaaatactcatatggtccggaacataatCAAAAGACAATCACGGTTTAGTATTTATAAACTTTCTACAACTCATTGACATTGTTATACACAATTATTTATTAGATTCAGAATCCAGTCAAACTATAAGATCTAAATTGATAACAAAAGACAGCATTGGCTGTTGAACAAAAAAACCAGTAGGATATCGTTGTTCAATAGTCATCGATCGATTAGGCAACATTAAATCCTCGCCACA
The genomic region above belongs to Mytilus trossulus isolate FHL-02 chromosome 7, PNRI_Mtr1.1.1.hap1, whole genome shotgun sequence and contains:
- the LOC134725711 gene encoding polycystin-1-like protein 2, with protein sequence MSMPRKIKDPSVLRIWHDNSGQGHAASWYLNKIILDDIQTDERYLFICNQWLSLDHDDGCISCAIPVTNSVDSFRFSFLFYEKTRENTVDKHMWLSVAVRPEDSNFTRLERLACCLTLLFLTMISNAMFYGQDTGSRISVGPIEFSLSGIYISFISALIATPPVFLVAYMYRNSSCRKLSKNKAMQNQNGKSELPLNLQNDQLSEDLTLNVSDAFLPFWCRYIAWCIVTTAVLVSGFFLILYSMEWGKSKSEQWLLSFFLSFFESMFVVDPLKILVISVLFSWIFKSHREKYVKYDREKVLFETKRHACTPVTYLLDLFKKNIVPLQSKEIKKMKEERKKRLKSQEMFIELVLYMIFLAVLYCVSFSNRDSTWYNINQHLNRQLVTPTNVSVGDTTIRYDQVKTTSDLYSWLDQTLIPFLFPQNRDNGYELNSNERLFVQDQVNFRVGPMRLRQVRAIEEPCKTRLWENLTCYNKYSINREDDHSYCVGWESLPCARGQSVYNITFAAWKFVTSAEIWGLPVNGLHSYYSGGGYIAEFVVNFNISRLVLSDLHKYTWIDRQTRAIFTEFTLYNANDNVFTYVTFLIEFPETGGVITSYSFQPFRPYQHIGSLGLFIFICELILLIGMVIFAVSKIIYIRRHGKSSFRELWNILDVMITILFFICSIMYIGRWIMINVAMDEFEKNKNKFVNFSHIASWDELFNAFLAFTISLTTFRIMRILSYNDRINQLGTVLSNVGRDLCGCFIMFFLVYSAFIISGHLLFGRHLETYKNLFVSSTTLVNAIIGKNSINDLFSIEPIVGRVYYFFFVLFLLWILMTMLNATLNVGITSVRNQAVQSQYGLINLLLAFFRETVGSVIPHGKTESKQAKEKNNMRGYKLYKDTPKEIEIIRSITGATNKETIKETRNKDTKKEKIKTKLRKRRIYM